A genomic region of Bradyrhizobium sp. ORS 278 contains the following coding sequences:
- a CDS encoding YidB family protein has protein sequence MGLLDILNGMQNGPHGPSHPTTQQNGGMSPMTMAILALLAWKAVKHFSQNGQQPNAAPTPVPPPQPTNQGGGLGGALGGGLGNILAGGLGGLLAGGAAGSVLSGGLGDLLHQFQEKGHGDAANSWVSPGENKQISPGDLANALGADQIDQLTAQSGLSRDELLSGLSQYLPKVIDQLTPDGRLPTEHELAGRI, from the coding sequence ATGGGTCTACTCGATATCCTCAACGGCATGCAGAACGGTCCGCACGGCCCGTCTCATCCGACCACCCAGCAAAATGGCGGCATGTCGCCGATGACGATGGCGATCCTCGCGCTTCTGGCGTGGAAAGCCGTGAAGCACTTTTCGCAGAACGGTCAGCAGCCAAATGCGGCGCCGACCCCGGTTCCGCCGCCGCAGCCGACCAATCAGGGCGGCGGACTCGGTGGAGCGCTCGGCGGAGGACTGGGCAACATTCTCGCCGGCGGCCTCGGCGGGCTGCTTGCCGGCGGCGCGGCCGGAAGCGTGCTGTCCGGCGGGCTGGGTGATCTCCTGCACCAGTTCCAGGAGAAGGGCCATGGCGACGCGGCCAATTCCTGGGTCAGCCCCGGTGAGAACAAGCAGATCTCGCCCGGCGATCTCGCCAACGCGCTCGGGGCCGACCAGATCGATCAGCTCACGGCCCAGAGCGGCCTGTCGCGCGACGAGCTGCTGAGCGGGCTCAGCCAGTATCTGCCGAAAGTGATCGATCAGCTGACGCCGGACGGGCGGCTGCCGACCGAGCACGAGCTGGCCGGCCGGATCTGA
- a CDS encoding acyl-CoA dehydrogenase family protein, whose product MADAENIVVATAEKIFADLADPQTINHDKDGRWAAPLWQALSEAGLPLAWVTEELGGAGTDLADGFAVINSAGRFGLAVPLAETLLAGWLLQQGGIASPEGAMTIAPARPRDRITMNADGTLSGRARGVPFAKHARHVAVVAHGADGVWIALVEAARLHIDAGLSLANDPSDTITFDHVAPVAIQRAPAGFDQDRVMLMGGVVRGLQIAGALDRLLEISVRYAGERVAFEKPIGKFQAVQHNLARLAGESAAASAAATSAADAIARADGFDDAIFLEAAAAKIRCAEAAEKGAAIAHQVHGAIAFTTEHILHRFSLRALAWRDDFGSESHWAVALGQRVAARGADELWPLVASR is encoded by the coding sequence GTGGCGGACGCTGAGAACATCGTGGTTGCGACCGCGGAGAAGATTTTCGCCGATCTCGCCGACCCGCAGACCATCAATCACGACAAGGACGGACGCTGGGCGGCGCCGCTGTGGCAGGCGCTGAGCGAGGCCGGCCTGCCGCTCGCCTGGGTCACCGAGGAGCTCGGCGGCGCCGGTACCGATCTCGCCGACGGCTTTGCCGTGATCAACTCCGCCGGGCGCTTCGGATTGGCCGTGCCGCTCGCCGAGACCCTGCTGGCCGGGTGGCTGCTGCAGCAAGGCGGGATCGCTTCGCCCGAGGGCGCGATGACGATCGCCCCCGCCCGGCCGAGGGACAGGATCACGATGAATGCCGACGGCACCTTATCGGGCCGCGCGCGCGGCGTGCCGTTTGCGAAGCACGCAAGACATGTCGCGGTCGTGGCGCATGGGGCAGACGGCGTCTGGATCGCGCTGGTCGAAGCAGCCAGGCTGCACATCGATGCAGGCCTGTCGCTGGCCAATGATCCGAGCGACACCATCACGTTCGATCACGTCGCGCCCGTCGCGATCCAGCGCGCGCCGGCCGGCTTCGATCAGGACCGCGTGATGCTGATGGGCGGCGTCGTGCGCGGGTTGCAGATCGCCGGCGCGCTGGATCGGCTGCTCGAGATCAGCGTGCGCTATGCCGGCGAGCGCGTCGCCTTCGAGAAGCCGATCGGCAAATTCCAGGCGGTGCAGCACAATCTCGCCCGCCTCGCTGGCGAGAGCGCGGCGGCAAGCGCGGCCGCGACTTCCGCTGCGGACGCGATCGCACGTGCCGATGGCTTCGACGACGCGATCTTCCTTGAAGCTGCCGCCGCCAAGATCCGCTGCGCGGAAGCCGCCGAGAAGGGGGCAGCGATCGCTCATCAGGTCCACGGCGCGATCGCCTTCACCACCGAGCACATCCTGCATCGCTTCTCCTTGCGCGCGCTTGCCTGGCGCGACGATTTCGGCTCCGAGAGCCATTGGGCCGTCGCCCTCGGCCAACGCGTCGCCGCCCGCGGCGCCGACGAATTGTGGCCGCTGGTCGCGTCACGCTGA
- a CDS encoding GlsB/YeaQ/YmgE family stress response membrane protein, giving the protein MLHILIVGLVAGFLARLISPGPNNPSGFILTIVLGVVGAFLATAVGQAIGHYSPDEGAGYVTATLGAVVVLFIWNRLVASGTIRDFNR; this is encoded by the coding sequence ATGTTGCACATTCTCATCGTCGGGCTGGTCGCCGGCTTTCTCGCACGATTGATATCACCCGGACCGAACAATCCTTCGGGCTTCATCCTGACCATCGTGCTCGGGGTGGTCGGGGCGTTCCTCGCGACTGCAGTCGGACAGGCGATCGGTCACTACAGTCCTGACGAAGGCGCAGGCTACGTCACCGCGACGCTTGGCGCAGTGGTCGTTCTGTTCATTTGGAACAGGCTGGTCGCAAGCGGCACGATTCGCGACTTCAATAGGTAG
- a CDS encoding RTX toxin, giving the protein MPVMLADIEVSSSQDHPTADTGPSPDGTAEIGPIVIGSGGAESASGGSAVQIAEIAVNLSDPGTGSPSEDTAGDLHPNPYGSDGSDEHPYSGGDAGGVCSAGDLHDNPYGNPDQGGEELPANPYGEGGGTDNAPELPPNPYGDEGGDLHPSPYEGDGGQGGGNGGTGDGGSNGGGGGDSGGEGGGGEGGGGEGGGGGEGTPDPDGTGESGEGGHLGAGGHAGGHDGAGLAGGEAGLSGDVIGHFGGESHGEGTGPLHDPGEERPNPDDSGAGGPAGASGHLQENGFWAQAASAAQGTAAGDQISAAEISHLDVTAFQVAHAGAIEDPAGAHDGSHDGLLDDVAHGTMHADVLGHDAAAGFAHADLGSAALHSAAELAGGHFANQMHI; this is encoded by the coding sequence ATGCCCGTGATGCTTGCGGATATCGAGGTCAGCAGCAGCCAGGACCACCCGACAGCCGACACCGGGCCCAGCCCGGACGGCACCGCCGAGATCGGTCCGATCGTGATCGGCAGCGGTGGCGCCGAATCGGCCTCCGGCGGAAGCGCGGTGCAAATTGCCGAGATCGCCGTCAACCTGTCCGATCCCGGCACCGGGAGCCCATCGGAAGATACGGCCGGCGACCTGCATCCCAATCCCTATGGCAGCGATGGCAGCGACGAGCATCCTTATAGCGGCGGCGACGCTGGCGGCGTGTGCAGCGCCGGAGACCTGCACGACAATCCCTATGGCAATCCGGACCAGGGTGGCGAGGAGCTGCCGGCCAATCCTTACGGCGAAGGCGGCGGCACCGACAATGCGCCGGAGTTGCCGCCCAACCCCTATGGTGACGAAGGCGGCGACCTGCATCCGAGCCCCTATGAAGGCGATGGCGGCCAGGGCGGAGGAAATGGCGGCACTGGCGACGGCGGCAGCAATGGCGGTGGCGGCGGCGATTCCGGAGGCGAAGGCGGCGGCGGCGAAGGCGGCGGGGGCGAAGGTGGGGGCGGTGGTGAGGGCACGCCTGACCCGGACGGGACCGGCGAGAGCGGCGAAGGCGGTCATCTCGGAGCCGGCGGCCACGCCGGTGGTCATGACGGCGCAGGCCTTGCCGGAGGTGAAGCCGGGCTGTCCGGCGACGTCATCGGTCACTTCGGCGGCGAATCCCACGGCGAGGGCACCGGCCCGCTGCACGATCCTGGCGAGGAGCGGCCAAATCCGGACGACAGCGGCGCTGGCGGTCCGGCGGGCGCTTCGGGCCATCTGCAGGAGAACGGCTTCTGGGCGCAGGCGGCGTCGGCCGCGCAGGGCACAGCCGCGGGCGATCAGATCAGCGCTGCCGAGATCAGCCATCTCGATGTGACCGCTTTCCAGGTGGCGCATGCGGGCGCGATCGAGGACCCGGCCGGCGCCCATGACGGCAGCCATGATGGGCTGCTCGACGATGTCGCGCACGGCACGATGCATGCGGATGTGCTCGGTCACGACGCCGCGGCCGGCTTCGCCCACGCCGATCTCGGCTCCGCCGCCTTGCATTCCGCCGCCGAGCTGGCCGGCGGCCATTTCGCCAACCAGATGCACATCTGA
- a CDS encoding spermidine synthase → MLIRSVISGALAGLLSLSAAQAQDTRNLLESKESLYNNIYVYEQAPYRSMTFGHNRRIYTESVYNTRDELDLPVDYTRFMTTSVMYAKNVSSILEIGFGGGRTAWYLHRFLPKVQVTSVELDPTVLELAKKYFGIKEEPNFHVANRDGRLFVQESKDRYDIILIDAYRGPFVPFHLLTKEFYQLVKDHLAEGGVVAQNVEPSTMLFDAAVKTIHSVFPQVDFYEAGGNIVMVAYPGDERKPEDLAAVAQERDKEFGFRYKLADMLAQRKRIDIDNGQVIDAKAKVLTDDFAPVEALKSIERHNKKLP, encoded by the coding sequence ATGCTTATCCGGTCGGTCATTTCAGGCGCACTCGCAGGTCTTCTCTCGCTCTCCGCCGCGCAGGCCCAGGACACCCGCAATCTGCTGGAGTCCAAGGAATCGCTCTACAACAACATCTATGTGTACGAGCAGGCGCCCTATCGCAGCATGACGTTCGGTCATAACCGGCGCATCTATACCGAAAGCGTCTACAACACCCGTGACGAGCTCGATTTGCCGGTCGACTATACCCGCTTCATGACCACGAGCGTGATGTACGCCAAAAACGTCAGTTCGATTTTGGAGATCGGCTTCGGCGGCGGCCGCACCGCATGGTACCTCCACCGCTTCCTGCCCAAGGTGCAGGTCACCTCGGTGGAGCTCGACCCGACCGTGCTGGAGCTCGCCAAGAAATATTTCGGCATCAAGGAGGAGCCGAACTTCCACGTCGCCAACCGCGACGGAAGGCTGTTCGTGCAGGAATCCAAGGATCGCTACGACATCATCCTGATCGATGCCTATCGCGGCCCGTTCGTGCCGTTCCATCTGCTGACCAAGGAGTTCTATCAGCTGGTCAAGGACCATCTCGCCGAGGGCGGCGTGGTGGCGCAGAATGTCGAGCCGTCGACGATGCTGTTCGACGCCGCGGTCAAGACGATCCACAGCGTGTTCCCGCAGGTCGACTTCTACGAGGCCGGCGGCAACATCGTGATGGTCGCCTATCCCGGCGACGAGCGGAAGCCCGAGGATCTCGCTGCGGTCGCGCAGGAGCGCGACAAGGAGTTCGGCTTCCGCTACAAGCTCGCCGACATGCTGGCGCAGCGCAAGCGCATCGACATTGACAACGGCCAGGTAATCGACGCCAAGGCCAAGGTGTTGACCGACGACTTCGCGCCGGTCGAGGCGCTGAAGAGCATCGAGCGCCACAACAAGAAGCTGCCATGA
- a CDS encoding M28 family peptidase: MTEFWPRVAATAATAVLLMTSLPAQAAEPQIELWDGQRAMAVIADLLQFTPRSMGEPGHQKTIDYIKAAMAKSAAEAVLTQSFTAKGDDGKAIPLTNIIARFQVQNPRRIIVATHYDSIIRAYRDPKSPDAPMPGANNSASAVALLLETARVLSLSAKPDVGIDFIFFDGEEGPKSLGAGDPTWRALGSPYFAANLKTYYPTRKPEKAVDFDMVCDKDLKLQPELSSLHSALPEVKKFWSIGSQIAPQAFSPEPTSYPISDDHTALQQAGIPSFLVIDFDYEPYFNTTQDTIEQCSSQSLEAVGRTLLRYLYAP; the protein is encoded by the coding sequence ATGACTGAGTTCTGGCCCCGCGTCGCCGCCACCGCGGCGACGGCCGTGTTGCTGATGACATCGCTCCCCGCGCAGGCCGCCGAGCCACAGATCGAGCTCTGGGATGGCCAGCGCGCGATGGCCGTGATCGCGGATCTGCTGCAGTTCACGCCGCGGTCGATGGGCGAGCCGGGACACCAGAAGACCATCGACTACATCAAGGCGGCGATGGCCAAGAGCGCGGCCGAGGCGGTGCTGACGCAGAGCTTCACCGCCAAGGGCGACGACGGCAAGGCGATCCCGCTCACCAACATCATCGCCCGCTTCCAGGTGCAGAACCCGCGCCGCATCATCGTCGCCACGCATTACGACAGCATCATCAGGGCCTATCGCGATCCCAAATCGCCCGACGCGCCGATGCCCGGCGCGAACAACTCGGCCTCCGCCGTGGCGCTCCTGCTGGAGACCGCGCGCGTGCTATCGCTGTCGGCGAAGCCGGATGTCGGCATCGACTTCATCTTCTTCGACGGCGAGGAGGGACCGAAATCGCTCGGCGCCGGCGATCCGACCTGGCGCGCGCTGGGATCGCCCTATTTCGCGGCCAATCTCAAGACCTATTACCCGACGCGCAAGCCGGAGAAGGCGGTCGATTTCGACATGGTCTGCGACAAGGACCTCAAGCTGCAGCCGGAGCTGTCGTCGCTGCATTCGGCGCTGCCGGAGGTCAAGAAGTTCTGGAGCATCGGCAGCCAGATCGCCCCGCAGGCCTTCTCGCCAGAACCGACGTCCTACCCGATCAGCGATGACCACACCGCCCTTCAGCAGGCCGGCATTCCGAGCTTCCTGGTCATCGACTTTGACTACGAGCCCTATTTCAACACGACGCAGGACACGATCGAGCAGTGCTCGTCGCAGAGCCTGGAGGCGGTCGGCCGCACGTTGCTGCGCTACCTCTACGCGCCCTGA
- a CDS encoding lipoprotein, protein MAALKGALVAWFAVIGGLVWAQGESAPNRRPVAVVADERIALGDRGVLPLYVSRPWTQPQPDITRAVLVLHGRLRNADVYYKTAIKARDAAGPAGTTTLLIAPQFLAELDVEANRLPQDTLRWTLEGWQGGDAATGPQPVSSFEALDAILTRLADRALFPALSEVVIAGHSGGGQVVQRYAIAGRGEAMLTQRQIAVRYVVANPSSYAYFTADRPETAIAAACPGYNGWKYGMADRPAYLATPTSAELEQTYVARRVIYLLGTRDTDPNHPALDKSCMAETQGPTRYVRGHSYATIMAARDGGTPNHRLWDVPGVGHSGDKMFTSSCGLKALFDVPGCDAPP, encoded by the coding sequence ATGGCCGCGTTGAAGGGGGCGCTGGTCGCCTGGTTTGCAGTGATCGGCGGACTGGTCTGGGCTCAAGGCGAGTCTGCGCCGAACCGGCGGCCGGTGGCCGTCGTGGCCGACGAGCGGATCGCCCTCGGCGATCGCGGCGTTCTGCCGCTTTACGTGTCCCGGCCATGGACCCAGCCGCAGCCCGACATCACGCGGGCCGTGCTGGTTCTGCACGGCCGGCTGCGCAATGCCGACGTCTATTACAAGACCGCGATCAAGGCCCGCGATGCCGCCGGTCCGGCGGGCACAACGACGTTGCTGATCGCCCCGCAATTTCTCGCCGAGCTCGATGTCGAGGCGAATCGGCTGCCGCAGGACACCCTGCGCTGGACTCTCGAGGGTTGGCAGGGCGGCGATGCGGCGACCGGTCCTCAGCCGGTCAGCTCGTTTGAGGCCCTGGACGCGATCCTCACGCGCCTCGCAGATCGCGCGCTGTTCCCCGCTCTGAGCGAGGTCGTCATCGCCGGTCATTCCGGCGGCGGCCAGGTGGTGCAGCGCTATGCGATTGCCGGCCGTGGCGAGGCGATGCTGACGCAGCGCCAGATCGCCGTGCGCTATGTCGTCGCCAATCCCTCGTCCTACGCCTATTTCACCGCCGACCGGCCCGAGACCGCGATCGCCGCGGCCTGTCCGGGCTACAACGGCTGGAAATACGGCATGGCCGACCGGCCGGCCTATCTGGCGACGCCGACCTCGGCCGAGCTCGAGCAGACCTATGTCGCCCGCCGCGTGATCTACCTGCTCGGCACCCGCGATACCGATCCGAACCACCCCGCTCTGGACAAGAGCTGCATGGCCGAGACGCAGGGGCCGACCCGCTACGTGCGCGGCCATTCCTACGCGACGATCATGGCCGCGCGCGATGGCGGCACCCCCAACCATCGGCTCTGGGACGTCCCCGGTGTCGGCCACAGCGGCGACAAGATGTTCACCTCGTCGTGCGGGCTGAAGGCGCTGTTCGATGTTCCCGGATGTGACGCGCCGCCTTGA
- a CDS encoding fused MFS/spermidine synthase: MSEHVSRAGVLAIYVCSFLVGCVLMGFEMLGSRYLNPYFGSGIGAWASLISTVLCALAIGYFAGSAIVDRRPSTRTIGTMILVAAAYMALVPATADAVMADILDTIGDGPTATLMASTALLLVPLTLLGTFSPIAVSLLTRSADEAGRVAGLVYGVSTIGNVVGTLVTTFSLIPTIGSRAITYYFAVVLAACAGILFIPFGKKTP; the protein is encoded by the coding sequence ATGAGCGAGCACGTGTCCCGCGCGGGCGTGCTGGCGATCTACGTCTGCTCGTTCCTGGTCGGCTGCGTGCTGATGGGCTTCGAGATGCTCGGCAGCCGCTACCTCAATCCGTATTTCGGCAGCGGCATCGGCGCCTGGGCGAGCCTGATCTCGACCGTGCTGTGCGCGCTCGCCATCGGCTATTTCGCCGGCAGCGCCATCGTCGACCGCAGGCCTTCCACGCGCACCATCGGCACCATGATCCTGGTCGCCGCCGCCTACATGGCGCTGGTGCCGGCGACCGCCGATGCAGTCATGGCCGACATTCTCGACACCATCGGTGATGGTCCAACGGCGACGCTGATGGCCTCGACGGCGCTGCTCCTGGTGCCGCTGACCCTGCTCGGCACGTTCTCGCCGATCGCCGTCAGCCTGCTGACACGCTCGGCCGACGAAGCAGGCCGCGTGGCGGGCCTCGTCTATGGTGTGTCGACCATCGGCAACGTTGTCGGCACGCTGGTCACCACCTTCTCCCTGATCCCGACCATCGGCTCGCGCGCGATAACTTATTACTTTGCTGTTGTGCTGGCAGCCTGCGCCGGCATCCTTTTCATCCCGTTCGGCAAGAAGACGCCCTGA
- a CDS encoding SDR family NAD(P)-dependent oxidoreductase has translation MAVEGLCAIVTGSASGLGAATAQLLAKAGMRIVVNYSNSKAEAEQTADLCRKEGVEVIVVQGDVSRDEDCRKIVAAAAPWGRLDVLINNAGTTKHVPHDQLDGLSAEDFQRIFGVNTIGPFQMIRAARPLLEAAAQAAARASAVVNVSSVAGISGIGSSVAYAASKGALNTMTLSLSRALAPSIRVNTVCPGYIDTPWFTKGRGEAGAKQVRDAVVARVPLRTASTAEDIAQLVVFLASPASGQMTGEVVRMDAGMHLLG, from the coding sequence ATGGCGGTGGAAGGTCTGTGCGCGATCGTGACGGGTTCGGCGTCCGGCCTGGGCGCCGCGACGGCGCAGCTGCTGGCCAAGGCCGGCATGCGCATCGTCGTCAACTATTCGAACAGCAAAGCCGAAGCCGAGCAGACCGCCGATCTCTGCCGAAAGGAAGGCGTCGAGGTGATCGTCGTGCAGGGGGACGTGTCCCGCGACGAGGATTGCAGGAAGATCGTCGCGGCGGCCGCTCCCTGGGGGCGGCTCGACGTGCTGATCAACAATGCCGGCACCACCAAGCATGTGCCGCATGATCAGCTCGACGGCCTCTCGGCGGAGGATTTTCAGCGCATCTTCGGCGTCAACACGATCGGACCATTCCAGATGATCCGCGCCGCGCGGCCGCTGCTCGAAGCCGCCGCCCAGGCGGCCGCGCGCGCCTCGGCCGTCGTCAACGTCTCCTCAGTCGCGGGCATCAGCGGCATCGGCTCGTCGGTCGCCTATGCGGCGAGCAAGGGCGCGCTCAACACGATGACCCTGTCGCTGTCGCGCGCGCTGGCGCCGTCGATCCGCGTCAACACCGTCTGCCCCGGCTATATCGACACGCCCTGGTTCACCAAGGGGCGCGGCGAAGCCGGTGCCAAGCAGGTCCGCGATGCCGTCGTGGCCCGCGTGCCGCTGCGCACGGCGTCGACGGCCGAGGACATCGCGCAGCTCGTCGTCTTCCTGGCAAGCCCCGCATCGGGCCAGATGACCGGTGAGGTCGTGCGCATGGATGCGGGGATGCATCTATTGGGCTGA
- a CDS encoding NAD(P)/FAD-dependent oxidoreductase, which produces MKVFLIVKLALLPFIVLWVLLGWQQPAWAIWSALALSLLGNLWRAYRTELAVLELGGLALFVLLAIANDVAPNWTAANTLWLSFVGLALISFASLTVGRPWTADYSRASYADSAATPQFQLINMMMTGLWGVLFLVLGLCRWAGVSSWITTAIVVGGALISIFGPRFAISQAIQRMRAAREDYHWPAPAFSTRESTDCDVAVIGAGIGGLTAAALLAESGLKVKVFDHHVVPGGFCHSYLRKAHHDNKPVLYRFDAGPHDFSGVWPGGPVDSVLHRLGVADRIEWKRVTHSYRLAGRSIDVPEDWRAYVRLLSEMFPASADGLVKLFDTIHAIFESMYATGEGRSGIPGMPDTIEELLAFPRKHPQAFRWMNKPFDELVAAHVSDPELIAYLNALSGYLGDRSETLSCAQMVPIFGYYFKGGFYPVGGSGHLADVLTDAITARGGEVVLKSKVARILVEQDRAAGVELGNGRKIRAHAVVSNADLGRTFTELLSPADLPAAFRDRAATIAPATSCFSVHLGLDFVPDIAPATHLDAPMGVGLAVMSKLDPSAAPEGHATMTIITLVPHEQAKSWFPEEGGDDYKAWRRSPDYDARKQQLGDAMVAAAEAAIPGLSQHIVYRTDASPVTYSRYDLASAGSIYGVARSGRMKGAKAPLRNLVIAGGGNAGAGVEAVVISGAEAAEALVPGLLSRKAVTAPRPQPELALA; this is translated from the coding sequence ATGAAAGTATTCCTCATCGTCAAGCTGGCGCTGCTGCCGTTCATCGTCCTGTGGGTCTTGCTGGGCTGGCAGCAGCCCGCCTGGGCCATCTGGTCGGCCTTGGCCCTGTCGCTGCTGGGCAATCTGTGGCGCGCCTACCGCACCGAGCTTGCGGTTCTCGAACTCGGGGGCCTGGCGCTGTTCGTGCTCCTCGCCATTGCCAACGATGTCGCTCCGAACTGGACCGCGGCGAATACGCTGTGGCTGTCGTTCGTGGGTCTCGCGCTGATCAGCTTCGCCTCGCTGACGGTCGGCCGTCCCTGGACCGCGGACTATTCCCGTGCCAGCTACGCCGACAGCGCCGCGACGCCGCAGTTCCAGCTGATCAACATGATGATGACCGGCCTATGGGGCGTGCTGTTCCTGGTGCTTGGCCTGTGCCGCTGGGCCGGCGTGTCGTCCTGGATCACGACTGCCATCGTCGTCGGCGGCGCGCTGATCTCGATCTTCGGTCCGCGTTTCGCCATCAGCCAGGCCATCCAGCGGATGCGGGCGGCGCGTGAGGACTATCATTGGCCAGCGCCGGCCTTCTCGACCCGCGAGAGCACGGATTGCGACGTCGCGGTGATCGGGGCGGGCATCGGCGGCCTCACGGCGGCGGCGCTGCTCGCCGAGTCCGGGCTCAAGGTGAAGGTGTTTGATCACCACGTCGTGCCCGGCGGCTTCTGCCACAGCTATCTGCGCAAGGCGCATCACGACAACAAGCCGGTGCTCTACCGCTTCGATGCCGGGCCGCATGATTTCTCCGGCGTCTGGCCGGGCGGTCCGGTCGACAGCGTGCTGCACAGGCTCGGCGTTGCCGATCGCATTGAATGGAAGCGCGTCACTCATTCCTACCGTCTCGCCGGCCGTAGCATCGACGTGCCCGAGGATTGGCGCGCCTATGTCCGGCTGCTCAGCGAGATGTTTCCGGCCAGCGCGGACGGGCTGGTGAAGCTGTTCGATACCATCCACGCGATCTTCGAGAGCATGTACGCGACCGGCGAGGGCCGCAGCGGCATTCCCGGCATGCCGGATACGATCGAGGAATTGCTGGCCTTTCCGCGCAAGCATCCGCAGGCGTTCCGCTGGATGAACAAGCCGTTCGACGAGCTCGTCGCGGCGCACGTCTCCGATCCCGAGCTGATTGCGTATCTGAACGCGCTGTCCGGCTATCTCGGCGACCGCAGCGAGACGCTCAGCTGCGCCCAGATGGTTCCGATCTTCGGCTACTATTTCAAGGGCGGCTTCTATCCCGTCGGTGGCTCGGGCCACCTGGCCGACGTTCTGACGGATGCCATCACTGCACGTGGCGGCGAGGTGGTGTTGAAGTCGAAGGTCGCGCGCATTCTGGTCGAGCAGGACCGCGCAGCCGGCGTCGAGCTCGGCAATGGCCGCAAGATCCGCGCCCACGCCGTGGTGTCCAATGCCGATCTCGGCCGGACATTCACCGAGCTCTTGAGCCCCGCGGATCTGCCGGCGGCGTTCCGCGACCGCGCTGCGACGATCGCGCCGGCCACATCCTGTTTCTCGGTGCATCTCGGTCTCGACTTCGTGCCCGACATCGCCCCGGCCACGCATCTCGATGCGCCGATGGGAGTGGGGCTGGCTGTGATGTCGAAGCTCGATCCGTCGGCGGCGCCGGAGGGGCATGCGACGATGACGATCATCACCCTCGTTCCGCACGAGCAGGCCAAGAGCTGGTTTCCCGAGGAGGGCGGCGACGACTACAAGGCGTGGCGGCGCTCGCCGGACTATGACGCGCGCAAGCAGCAGCTCGGCGACGCCATGGTCGCGGCGGCCGAGGCCGCCATTCCCGGCCTGTCGCAGCACATCGTCTATCGGACCGACGCCAGTCCCGTCACCTATTCGCGCTACGACCTCGCCAGCGCCGGCTCGATCTATGGCGTCGCGCGCTCGGGTCGGATGAAGGGCGCCAAGGCGCCGCTGCGCAATCTCGTCATCGCCGGTGGCGGCAATGCCGGGGCGGGCGTCGAGGCCGTGGTGATCTCGGGTGCCGAAGCGGCCGAGGCGCTGGTGCCGGGTCTGCTGTCGCGCAAGGCGGTGACGGCTCCGCGACCCCAGCCCGAGCTGGCGTTGGCCTGA
- a CDS encoding flavin reductase family protein, with amino-acid sequence MHTTIEPGILYFGTPVVLISTVNEDGSANLAPMSSAFWLGWRCMLGLAAGSKTPQNMWRTGECVLNLPSVDLVAAVDRLALTTGSDPVPAMKRHKGYCHVADKFAVAGLTAAASETVAAPRVAECPVQLEARVEAVHGIADEDAILKGHIQCFEVRVQRVHVDRSILMDGAGDRIDPDKWRPLIMSFQQFYGLGPRVLGSRLGTIPEAAYRTPDIDRARKAPARIETAAN; translated from the coding sequence ATGCATACGACCATCGAGCCGGGCATCCTTTATTTCGGGACGCCGGTCGTCCTGATCAGCACCGTCAATGAGGATGGCAGCGCCAACCTCGCGCCGATGTCCTCTGCCTTCTGGCTCGGCTGGCGCTGCATGCTCGGGCTCGCCGCAGGATCGAAGACACCACAGAACATGTGGCGCACTGGCGAATGCGTCCTGAACCTGCCCTCGGTCGATCTCGTCGCCGCGGTCGATCGGCTGGCGTTGACCACCGGATCGGACCCGGTGCCGGCGATGAAACGCCACAAGGGTTATTGTCACGTGGCTGACAAGTTTGCCGTGGCTGGGCTCACCGCCGCCGCGTCAGAAACTGTCGCGGCGCCGCGTGTCGCCGAATGTCCAGTGCAGCTCGAAGCACGCGTTGAGGCGGTGCATGGCATCGCCGATGAGGATGCGATCCTGAAAGGACACATCCAGTGCTTCGAGGTGCGCGTGCAGCGGGTCCATGTCGATCGTTCGATCCTGATGGACGGCGCGGGCGACCGCATCGATCCCGACAAATGGCGGCCGCTGATCATGAGCTTCCAGCAGTTCTATGGCCTAGGCCCGCGCGTCCTCGGTTCGCGGCTCGGCACCATTCCGGAAGCGGCCTATCGGACGCCGGACATCGACCGTGCCCGCAAGGCGCCAGCGCGGATCGAGACTGCGGCGAATTGA